The genome window catggccgtgctcaaatattgatttgtttaatagtctactcattgatcaaggaaattcggattagacgatgaagaggatgacacaatacatgccttgagtctgatctataatataaggttaaagggattatattacattgtacattattcactaaaggtttaattgaatcaccaattattattattacttgggtagcaatgatgtattactagatgccgctcattgtttataattttattattggatattaaaattattgccaacgtaataataacctgaagggtcacacactttgaacgtttaaaggagttttaatttaaattctgaatttaaattaaatgattaattcgaaataaattatttaattgagccggtcttaattaagtcattagaatttcgaatttaatattaaaaccaaaatcggattaggtttgaagaagcccaaatccgattagggtttggcccatccatctctcttccctataaatacataatgatgtattgtatTAGGGTTAAGTTTTCATAAAATCGTTTtattaaaaccctagcagctccagatcaagagaggctagagagagagagagagagaggctgcattcggctagtaccggctccggtgatctttggcgatcagacgttcgtgtggactgcttagagacgcgatccttagacgagggctgcgtggtgattgctcgttccagacctccatctttcgttaacgtaaagcttcaacaaggtattatttcgtatctccatgatcagccgttctttatagatggatcctcgggttagggtttcggaatttttgattttacgtcgattatccgctgccatgggctgccgcccccggaccccgcccggtggctgccTCCCCCGGACCCCTgcccggtggctgccgcccccggacccccgcccaggggctgccgcccccggacccccgctttgtatggttatgtgttcttatttgtttacttgagcatggtgctggttatggccttaaggacccctagtttaatgtttttttggttttggttgtataaatacgacttgcatgtcgtgatatttattcttgtaattttaatctcgaatgtaactcgagttttctcatgtaagtacattagaataggttgtattcaattattcattgtaatgtacttgaagattgaaggatgatccacaaggaggggcaatcaaggagcatgaagacttgtaatagttatacatcttcaccatagattgacctagattctttcattagcttgaaagaatcatataggataaaggccataaccatgcacgtttacatactgcactttacatatatgatgcatgagataatgatatgtatgcgtagttatagagatgcatgcttaattagattaagatgtatgtattcgatacgacacccatgccatgcttgtttaaacaagataaaatatgtaacgactcaagattttaaaaaggaatacaacgatcatgagattctcgtgtttatgaaacacggaattaattatggattttcgatattcaatgagaggaagcatccgtcggatttggggtttttaagtatagccgttgtgccaacacctcaggtcgggttttcaaccaatcaaagagtattgatttgaaatatttaattcaaggaaaaattgaggatctctttatgacaggatcatggtcgttttaataaaatccctaattaaaatattaagttaatcagatgccttccaatgattaatactcgtcaagatctagattgaaagaagtaggtttgccaaagcaaagtactttaatcaatcatgggaagacgtgataagtaaatgtacttagttattgaattattgggtttaacttaactaaaccatcacaataggattgtgggtttagaggcatggagtttggtgagatttattacataaatatgtgcaaagagttgctccaccaaactatccaagagttatatttgatataactgacaaatgttgtctacctaaatagtcatgttttgagagtattagcccacgctaacttaaagcatggatgaaatatggatcttggctcactagaaagatttacagaaatgctttccgaattaatagttagggctattgatttgaacaaaatagtgggagatatatattttgaatatatatttataatcacttgaacataatttaataaacatctgtagactaatttatcttatgcatttgaaatattgtagatatccaatggcaaataattcaaacaacttctctgtacgatcagtccttgagaaggacaagctgacaggaaccaacttccttgactggcaaaggaatttgaggattgtcctcaaacaagagcgcaagctctatgtcatagatattcctcgccctacacctctcgctgaaggatcaacccgtgctcagcatactgcttatcagaagcatatcgatgatgacacggatgttcaatgtctcatgttagcgaccatgagtgctgaacttcagaaacaacatgagaatatggattcttatgatatgattgagcaccttaagcgtatgtttgagggacaggctcgtcaggagaggtttgatactttcaaatctttgaatgcttgtaagcagggtgaacgtgatccggtaggaccgcatgttctgaagatgatagggtatattgattatcttgaaaaattgggtgccccgattggtcctgagcaccaaattgatctgatcttgcaatctctaaacaataactattctcagtttgtaatgaattacaatatgaatgagataaacaagaaccccgccgaattgttggcaatgttgaaaactgctgaaaccaacattcagaaggcgtcccctactcccatattgatggtgaataaggggaaggccaaaggaaagggtaaatggaaaggcaagaagaagatgggatCTAATTCTAATGCCAATCCGAAACCTGGTCCAACTAAGGCCTTGAAGCCGAAAGGTGGTGTTCAGAAGGAGGGTGATTGTCATTATTGCAAGAAACCAGGTCATTGGAAGAGGAActgtcatgcttatttggaggatctgaagaagaagaaggctgctgccgcttctgattcaggtatttatgttatagaagtcaatttgtctacttcaacatcttgggtattagatactggatgtggttctcacatttgtatgaatgtgcaggagctacagggaagtaggacgttggcaaagggagaagtcgacctacgagttggcaatggagcaaaagttgctgctatagctgtagggacttatcatttatcgttgcccactgggcttattttagaacttgagaattgtttttacgtgcctgcaatttgcagaaacattatttcagtttcttgtttggacaagaaaggttttgctttttcaattcagaacaatagttgttccttttctttgaataatgttacctatggggttgcacgtttatttaacggtttatatgttcttgacttggatactcccatctataatgtgaataataaacgacttaaaactgatgactcaaataaaacatacctctggcactgtcgtttaggccatataaatgagaagcgcatttccaagttacataaggatggatacttggataagtttgattttgaatcatacgaagcatgcgaaccatgtctcattggaaaaatgactaaagcacctttcacaggacaaggtgagagggccactgagagattggaactaatacatagtgatgtatgtggtccaatgcgaactatggcaagaggtggcttttactacttcataacatttactgatgatttcagtagatatggatatgtgtatcttatgaagaataaatccgattcttttgaaaagttcaaagagtacaaagctgaagtagaaaagcaaactaccaaaagtattaagactctacgatcagatcgtggaggtgaatacttaagccaagaatttaagaatttcttaaaagagtgtggtattgtatcacaacttactcctcctggaacaccacaatggaatggagtttccgagaggaggaatcgtaccttgttggacatggtgcgatcaatgatgagtcatgcagatcttccaattagtttttggggctatgccctagagacggctgcctatacacttaaccgagttcctactaaaacggtccagaacactccatatgagatatggactgagaaacgacatagcatgtcatttatgaaaatttggggatgtgaggcgtttgtgaaacgtcaaaattctgacaagctaggacctaagtctgataaatgtaattttgtgggatacccaattgaaacaagaggttattcattctataatccttctgagaacaaagtgtttgttgctcgaaccgctgtgtttcttgaaagagagatgctttctaagaaaaacagtgggaggataatagatctcgatgaagttcgagaaccacatgataacattgaaccagagcaggaacctgagcaggatgtacatcaaaatactgagagtaatcctgttccggaaacacaggttgttcgtagatctagtagggttcgccatgagccagagagatattatggttttctcttgactcaaactggtgatgtgatgcttatggataatgatgagcctctaacctacaaagatgctaagaacactccagattccaagagatggcttgatgccatgaaatctgagatggattccatgtatgaaaaccaagtatggactttggttgatttacccgagggagttaaacctatcgagtgtaaatgggttttcaaaaagaaaaccgacatggatggaaatgttcagacctataaggcacgactagttgcaaaaggtttcagacaaattcatggtattgactatgatgaaaccttctcaccagttgctatggtcaaatccatcaggattttgcttgcaatagctgcttactatgactacgaaatctggcagatggatgtcaaaaccgccttcttgaatggaagcctagaagaggatgtgtatatgacacaacctgaaggttttgtcgatccgagatttcccaaaatggtttgtaagttgcgacgatctatatacggattgaagcaagcctcaaggagatggaatattcgttttgatgaaacagtcaaagagtttggcttcattcaaaatgaagatgagccttgtgtttacaagaaagtgagtgggagccatgtggcattcctagtgctatatgtggatgacatattactaatggggaatgacataccttctttacaggctgttaagacttggttgagcaaaaatttctcgatgaaagacttgggcgatgcgacctatatattagggatcaggatctatagagatagatcaagaagactaatcggcctaagtcagagtacatacattgataaggtattgcatcgatttgggatgcaagaggcaaaaaggggatatgtcccaatgtctcacgggatattgatctcgaaagaaaacagtccgaaatcattggatgataaggaccgtatgagcaaagttccatatgcttcggcaattggttccataatgtatgcaatgatatgtactcgtcctgatgtctcgtatgccttgagcatgacgagtagataccagtctaatccaggtgaaggtcactggacggcagtcaagaatattcttaagtacctaaagaggactaaagatcaattcttggtatatggaggagaagagaaactagttgtaaaaggttacacagatgctagtttccaaacagacaaagatgattcgatctctcagtctggctttgtattttgtctaaatggaggtgctgttagttggaaaagttcaaagcaagagacggttgccgattctacaatggaggctgagtatatagctgcttgtgaagcagccaaggaagctgtttggatcagaaaatttcttacaggacttgatgtggttccttcagtatcagatccgatagatttgtactgtgacaataatggagccatttcaCAGGCTAAGGAACCCCGATCTCATTCCCGCACTAAGCATATACTCAGACGATACCACCTGCTCCGAGAGATTAATACTCGaggggatatacatatatgtaaagtgcatacagatgataacattgcagatccactgaccaaggctttgtcgcagcagaagcacgaaggtcatactagttccatgggtattagatacatcagagattggctctagtacaagtgggagattgttagtattggtgtcctagagacaatactattgtgttctattgtagacatttatggattatgttatattgattattgaataaatatttattatgtctttatttactgcgtaataaattgaaagcataataaatgtccttggaatattatatgtaattctatatctctaagtacgtgacttagaaatgagattatgagaataatatcaatattcc of Daucus carota subsp. sativus chromosome 3, DH1 v3.0, whole genome shotgun sequence contains these proteins:
- the LOC135151409 gene encoding uncharacterized protein LOC135151409; its protein translation is MHLKYCRYPMANNSNNFSVRSVLEKDKLTGTNFLDWQRNLRIVLKQERKLYVIDIPRPTPLAEGSTRAQHTAYQKHIDDDTDVQCLMLATMSAELQKQHENMDSYDMIEHLKRMFEGQARQERFDTFKSLNACKQGERDPVGPHVLKMIGYIDYLEKLGAPIGPEHQIDLILQSLNNNYSQFVMNYNMNEINKNPAELLAMLKTAETNIQKASPTPILMVNKGKAKGKGKWKGKKKMGSNSNANPKPGPTKALKPKGGVQKEGDCHYCKKPGHWKRNCHAYLEDLKKKKAAAASDSGLARLASVVGEPIGADAQTSKLELLPFAKMQVKYRLGDPLPNDFQVVVLDPVTEVHSLAKVTVTYPSRPLSCSGCKSLGHSISACPSTTRIWKVKEKSVENVEPSAPSGPVLSSSVPSIPEAAAPSVLPSGSEDGWTDVKRKKPGNLSDFEASPSPPVTFKNLKVVDEIAAKHRPSISGNVVDSKSSPKRLTKSQKKKLKASLGASSPSLS